From the genome of Vespula pensylvanica isolate Volc-1 chromosome 19, ASM1446617v1, whole genome shotgun sequence:
ATGGAACTTGGAGAATTATCTGGCTATAAATTTGGAAGATTGCAAGAATCTATGAAAAAACAATCTCTATTATATCTTtcacattataatatatctcgtTTGGATGAACttcgaatatttcttgaaTATGATGGATGGGAATTGTGTCCTGTGAAACCAGATTTTGTAGCAACTGAATTGCAAGAATTCAAAAGTTTAAAACctatattaaacaaatctaAAGTATGCAATGGTTTGGAAACTTCTATCACGAGTGAAATTGAAGCTCCTGTAGGCATTGAATTGTTATTACAACAGTATTTAGAATATGGCACATCACCTTTTACTGTTGGACTTGATGACACTATGGAAGAAGATATCTTAGCTCATAACGAGGTctgtaaaattagaaaatatattttaattaatatttcagtggaatattatgaaaacgttataaaattgtttaggATTTTTCTGACGATTCTGATGACGATGAATTAAAACGCGAATATGTTGATGAATCAGAACATaccaaagtaaataaaaagaagtataaacaTAAACACAGTGGACCAATGGTCACAAATACAACTTTAACCATTTTGAGAGTGTgtggaaaatatttacaaatgtcAAGGCTTTTAAGATCAATTGCAGTTGCAGTTATACAAAGTATGATccaattttttgaaatttacttCTACACAGtgcatttatttttcactGCTGATCTTGTAAGTTTATTCTatgcaatcttttttttatcgtttaatgtagtaatttgataataaacctgttatttattattctttcagcAAATAAACAGTGAATCTATGTATAGTccacgattaaaattattacttaatcGTATAAAAGACAACTTAATAATTAGTGAAAATGATACAGATGATAATGCAAAttcaaattgtaataataaagtgAGGCAGCCACATTTGTCTTCTAGCGTAACTTTGACACAACCTGAAAACCTTTATGGATTAACTGAACGTATTGTAGCTGTtgaatcattaatatttttaggaCAACAGTATGAAAACTTAAAACCTTATTTAGAGCACCTCCTTGGGAGTAGTCCACAAAGAGGATTTTTACATCATTTTTATGCACATACGATTGTATGTACTACAGATTTAAGAAAACCAGTTTATATGGCAGTAGTATCACAAGCATTTGATATAgccaatattttaaatttaatgaataaagTCAATTGGGAAGTAACAGATGTCATGTCTCAGCATAGTAATTATATCGACACTTTATTGGAGGTACACTCATTGCAGTTtcataatatatctatataacgtGACATTAGTATTctaacttatatattttacttattcttatttatattggaCCTAGGAGATaaacgtattaaataaaaaattaaataacatcgCAAACTTTATTCCTCTGTCTGATGAAGTTCATGCTTCCATATGGGAAAATGTTGCACATTTAATTACACATACTTTAGTAGAAGggtatgtacaatatatataccattTTGTCTTCTCTGatacgataaattaaatgataaatctacaaaaaaattgataaagtattatttcatattattcaataaatttacattatataaaaaattttttcattatagcTTCTCCTGTGCAAAAAAGTGCACAAATGGTGGAAGAGCATTAATGCAACTTGATTTTACACAACTAAAATCAAAGTTTGAAGAATTATCATCAACTTTAAAACCAATGCcacataaaaattatgtagAATCGTATATTAAAGCTTATTATTATCCAGAAAATAGTTTGGAAGAATGGATCAAAGAGCATAAGGTAGttcaaagaatttattttgtaaatgttattattttatatttgtataattctcttatttttagGAATACTCAGTAAAACATTTAATAGGATTAATTTCTTCAGCCTgtcaaaataacaaaaaaacacGTCAGCGCTTAATTGCCAGTGTAGATAATGAACAAAGACCTTGTAGATAGCatcaaataatacattatagtACAGCACAAGATTTTGTTGAAATAGAGATTATCTAAAGAAGGTATAATATCatctatatatgcatacatgtgtgcgtgcatgtgtgtgtagaacttttatatatatatatatatatatatatatatatatatatatacatacataatacagagagaaacacatacacacacacacgcaatattattagtaattattaagaacgattattctcgaaaatacgatatattaaatcttaaaTTGTTTTACTGCattatgaatttaatgaaTACATTTAatgcataattatttttacagtaCATTTTATTAACTAAAGGCACTTTTTACTATATAAATGTGTAGAATAGTTTTATTCCAACAGTAATGTTCAAGatgattttgtttatttaggTCTAAATGAGgcgttttttattatttttattgttttgttgttattaatcatttaagtGAATAGACTAATATGAATCTctgtaatacaaaaaatagatatttaacataatattatttatataaggtAAAAATATTTGCGCTAACAAAATGACAAATgcattgtaattataatataaagtgaTGGGAGCTTTTTATTTGactataaaaaagtattaagactttcaaaaaattaacattaaacaaaaatagatcTGCATATTCCACTGATATAATGTATGCACATGTATAAGTGCATAATCTGAATTTATCATCGATGGTTTCAGAATCTTAATGACTATAATGTGAATctcaaaaaaaatatgtgaattcataggaaaaaatatgtgggttacttttttctcaaatataaagtttaattatactatataataaattaaggTAACAGTGTTGTACAGTtataagatacatatatgcaaAATCATGTATTTTGTATGATTCTTGCGACTagataatcataataatctcGCTAATtgcaatttaattaatatttgaaataatttaatgaagtattaatgaattaataacaAGTTACTACAGgcataattgttataattataagataaatgaatcattttaaaaggaatcatataaatatatgtttgtgttATGTTATAGtgtccttttatatatttccctttgtaaaaaaaagaaaaaaaaagatagaatttattatttcagatATGCTTTAAGCATTAGATTCaggaatttaaagaaatttttattatacaaattataataatgtacatAAACATGTATagtttttaaattactttaaCCTCcactttataaaaatttccatATAACTAGTATGTTTACCGTAAAAGTATATATGGATTGTGCTATAATAGTGTTTTACATACACTAAAAACCGGAAAAATCCAATTGCACCTTTACTATCTCTATcaagtttttaaatatttgtattatttcaaaaattacatatgttattacattattttccaATGTCAATcacattatttttgtatttttatgaaagacTGCAAAAGAGATTGAGTACAATTCCGATGTTTATCGATCAagacgttctttttctttttttctttaaaattaataatatttaatagcaaaaatatataaatatatgacatAATTTTTAGTCTATTAAAGGCAAAAgccaagtttcttttttttatttttgatgttgtaatttaacatttattgaTGCAAAGGAATTTTTGGCTGTTAGTGCAGATAATATGGAGTAAACTAATACAGCTTATTTTCCAATGTCTTTATGATTTAGCACTTAATAACATGTGGCCCCCAAGTTTGACATAACGTTTATACCTATCCTGTTATTCTATTAACagaaaagcaaaatattttttaaaaagatgtgtgtatgttcatataattatttgatgtGACATCTGCATCAATCGAAATTGATACTATTAGCGATTATCTTGCATGTCATTAAACATGATGatactattataaatatataatctgtTTTCgcgcaaaattaaaaaacaaaattggaaaaaggaaatgaaggaCATGTAATATaagcaattttattaataacttatTTTCAGCACTGATCTATTTCCTGTATAGATCTGCGCGTATGATAATTTTACATCGGGCGgcaggaaaatatttttgcatagtaatatcaatttataagtAATCAACAAGTATGAGAATCAAGTCTATATTTTGTACATAAGTGATTTTATTACTCCGTTCTCGGCAAAACCTATTATTGTATTGCTATTAGTTAAATAGTCATTATATGcacaataaaatgtaatattcaaAAGTgctataaatttgttatagaGTGCTCAGGCTTTGGCTTGTTATTAATACAACAAGTACTCTATGGTTATATATCAATGTCTTTCAATTTtgttcatatttcttttattataataataggtataaatatgaaaaattgcaTGACATTAACAAGAGTCATGTCTTAcatcgaagagaaatagatacatGATTGTGCACATATGAATCAATAAGAAACTTTTGAAATAAcattaaacatttaaaattatattatatattaacaattagATTGtacataaatttcataattttttaaaaatgtcaaTGTAGAATATAACACAACAGAAGTGAGATAAGTAGTGtgcacattttttattttcttatgaatttaatgatattatttatgctTATATTTTGTATCAATCCCGTATAATACTTATGGTTGTATATACAATGgagcatataaaaaattatgactTTTTGTGGAATAACATAGAATTCTATATCACTTTCTCTTCAGTATTAATATCTgaaatatacgattttatatatgatagtTCAATTGTATGCATTTATGTGTAGAAAAACTGAAGAGATATTGGAATGCATTGATTAAGTTTAATTTCATATGAACCCTAAATATGTAATGAATACTGAAACaaggaaatttaataaaaagctTTATActttaaaacgaaagaaaatttttgttagaCGATCCATTGCAATAGGAAATGAGTTATGAATTGGTATGAATAATATAGCCATAGAGCCTTCATTAAGATCAGTGCATATTGGTAAAGAAAGTATCATGTTATTCCAAAGCccgatttttattatccttctctaaatctaaattatatttttgcacAGTGTTCCTTTGTTTTTCAACTTGAGATTTTATGAAAGTTAGCtaatacgaattattaaaGGAACAGTTTTATAGACTTATAATtgtgattattaatatacattgtttacttgtatttcttttttctttctttgtaagtatataaaaactggaatttataatttaattaaacagttgtgaatattaattcatatttcaGTTCTTATCCtactaattataaaaaagtaatgaagGATTCACAAGatacatttttcatagaaCTTACAATTTGTGTCAGAAATATGGCAACCTAATTCTAActgtttgttatttaatacttGCATATAGTAAAAATGTTGGCATTGTGTGAATgttgttatataataacacGTTCCTTTAACTGATAGTATCAATGAGTATAACTGCAAGTCGTACGATATTTTGCCCCTTATAGTTTGTGCGAAAAAACATGTCCATTTTGTATaagatattaatgaatttcaaTTAAAGTGAAGTATGAAAGTGTATGAATtgctaataatataaaaaaataaagtaagacAGGGAAATATTATGCAATTAGACTTACACTTTCACGCACTTCACTAGAACTGGAAGACTACATGGACTGGATGAATTTTGTGAATATCCTGTTGTAGAAAAAGTGGATTATCATTtagattataaattacatGGTATATCAATGTACTGTATACTTAGCATATGACCACATTAAAACATACAGTCAGAATAAGGCATGTCAATCCATAAGGATGTACAATTTCCTTAATACCACAGCTAAAGTTGtgaatgttaaaatatttttgtaattgttACAGCacattctttataaatatgtatgctTCTAAAAGTgtttaaattataagaaaatgcAGTCTGAAAGTATATAACTCTATTcgataatgttttaattacaTCTTATGGGTGGCAATGGAcagctaataataataataataataataataataataataataataataataataataataatggttaCAATTTCTCTTAGTTGGCTTCATGATATATTACTATGCtcttattatcaatattattggAACACACACCACAGTATGTAAGGAGCATTTCTGAATTGCagtatctttctttatcgaaatCATCCCATTGACTCGATCAATGTCAATTGTGCCTTACAGAGCCTCCATATgataagttaaaataaaaatacaggtGTATATTTTCCATATCTAAGCCAAttgatcaaaaataaatatttgctcATAATTTGTGGTTACTGGTCAACCATGTAAGGCCTTCATAAAGCCCATCTCCAGTTGTAGCACATGATGGTTGAACATACCAATTTCTGTCCCGTATCCTAGTTAACCCCAACTTTTCTTGAATCTCATGGGGTTTCATCgctaaatgaaaataaaattcttaaacgAAGTCAATGCATACATTTTCtcatatataaagtatatactacaaaaaataataattcgtatgATAAAGATTATgctacaataaataaaatgtttattctgTTGTTTGCAATATAACTTACCATCAGGAAGATCTTGTTTGTtagcaaaaattaaaataatagcaTCACGCATTTCTCTATCATTTATAATCCGATGGAGTTCTTGACGTGCTTCATCaattctatctctgtctgcACAGTCTACTACAAAAATAAGACCTTGTGTTCCTGTGTAATAATGACGCCATAATGGACGTATTTTATCCTGTCCACCTACGTCCTAAAAGAACATACAAAGTAATCAATTCTAATTGCAAATGTTTCacatttatattactattaatgaTAGATATTTTAACACGAACTTACCCAGACgttaaatttaacatttttataggTAACAGTTTCTACATTAAATCCTACAGTCGGTATAGTTGTCACAGACTGTCCTAATTTAAGTTTATACAATATTGCtgacataaataattaaggaattaaaatatatggcAGATCTGTTAGATCGTATTCTATCAGAAAGTACTAgttaatgaaaaacaaattagTAAAAGTAGAAAGGATACTAGTTTTTCCTGCAGCATCTAATCCCAACATAAGAATTCGCATCTCCTTGTTGCCAAAAATTTTTGACAACAACTTTCCCATCTTACCAGCTGCTTTCTAGGCACCTGCCACCTGGATTCCATATACtgtataatattagaaaattcaaGACCTTTTTTTAGTAGTTTAACAATAATACAAGTAGCAGTATCACATCATTTTCAGGTAACTAATTACTCTACCggatttactttttaatatattattaacggTTAAAATGCATTTGgtgcaatttaatttttctatagatttattaattactattgtagccttttattaaagaaacagTTTGcaatgtataaatacataaccTCTGAAGAGCTATAACGTTCGAACAGAtaaaaaacgtttaaaataaaaatgttgtaCTTCTcgtgaaaagatatataaataaaagcaaattaatgattaattgaattatgaatgaaattgatgaatattttaagacgatgataaaaagaaaaagaaagaaaacataaaaaatctctggaatataaagtaaaataaaaacgaggCTGAGATCTACCTATGTGGGACGAAATTTGTAAATGGATCGCACACGCAcggataataatttataactttaCCATttggaatataataaattcgtttttaatttgaaCACGTAAAAGACAAGCATAACGACCAGTAGGATAACTCTTTTATCGTCGCCCACGCGTTTTACATGACAATCGATGACGAATTTTATTAAGTATGTTGCAGTCTCTCAATCGTATTTTCTTCTGATGAATTAACACGCGCGTCCACACGTTATTTTCGTAAAACTTACCGTAAAACATTTACAAAGATCGATTGTTTTATCGGCACATCGGTACATCACAACACGACACTGCACATAACTTTTTTAATACAGTCGTAATACTGCAGTAACATTACCAAAAACGTTATTTAGGCACGTATAACATAATGCTCCCGCAAGTTCCAAGGAACACACGCGTGCAACTTGAAAGAAAACGCAACTTGAGCTTGAGATCGTTgaagcatgtatatatatatatatatgtgtgtgtatatataactatatattatatatactaaattCACACATAATTTTAGGCGCCACCACATATTGCCACTATACTAGTTCTTTTCATCTATGAAAGGcaattatgattaatttttataaaatattcgaacttCCTCGAATTGtatcaatcatttttcttgatttttctaaattatctatatagatatatttgctattatacatatatatttttaatataatcgaaagATTCTTCGGAAAATGGAATGGGCGTGGAACGAACGACTAAACGAATAATTGATTAGCTATGTGTTACGGTAAAGTTAATTCTTTAGAAAGATTAAGaacaatttgtttatttttaaagatacttttgaattatttctcattttttatagcattgttaattttttttttgttttgacattagttctttcctttcaggatattttttatgatatgatttttctcttttctttctttttttttttaatgattcgcGATGATAAAATCGCACGAGAAATTGCTTGTGGCACCATCTAAATTACATTCTTAGAaactatatacattttttgctAAAATTAATCTTATCGTCGATAAGCTAAGAGTTAGGTAATTTTTGagataagattttttaataaaatttgtagaaaagtTATTTGCAACGATCAATTTGGAAAAGTTtgttaattatacaaatatagaatgttatataaacgtgtaaagaggttgtaaaattttaatccTTACATgtgaaaattatatcgaaatatctgATTTTGAGTTAGAACATGAtgtaagaaatgaattttagaATTTGCATAATAAGACTTTTGCAA
Proteins encoded in this window:
- the LOC122635764 gene encoding syndetin, which translates into the protein MEDLKYKFLSFINKQNTTKVPFMGLNPDFLGTPLQKYEDLQSETGQSTESEHVPDQEILESIENIYFRKDEDFDPSRHELEKQPRIFQSKEIEKRYKKLKQQHQVVSKKLLQLILQKQNACEEEFDNILVIQDQLQNMLAICRMGRQDLKIAKEQFTKAILGILANYKKRQVIEKLLKNVDTIKGLQRMGDQLKELLSKKNYPDAISLLLKCRRDAQTYKHFKCIAALNGKLQDILEQTERTLDDTLSKMCTDFDNTVYTSIQEAYMLLGKTQTAVDQMNLHFTAAIHNTASAVIRSYTEKDTQRHYIQLCQSVPKDRCVACLIELCTSLWNILISYCRVICWHNKHENNKKSNSDEKDFEKMFSNQYVKHKLENSIMRMWSEVEAQISMYLSNADLVYIKFEQFVHVLGIVNRLMELGELSGYKFGRLQESMKKQSLLYLSHYNISRLDELRIFLEYDGWELCPVKPDFVATELQEFKSLKPILNKSKVCNGLETSITSEIEAPVGIELLLQQYLEYGTSPFTVGLDDTMEEDILAHNEDFSDDSDDDELKREYVDESEHTKVNKKKYKHKHSGPMVTNTTLTILRVCGKYLQMSRLLRSIAVAVIQSMIQFFEIYFYTVHLFFTADLQINSESMYSPRLKLLLNRIKDNLIISENDTDDNANSNCNNKVRQPHLSSSVTLTQPENLYGLTERIVAVESLIFLGQQYENLKPYLEHLLGSSPQRGFLHHFYAHTIVCTTDLRKPVYMAVVSQAFDIANILNLMNKVNWEVTDVMSQHSNYIDTLLEEINVLNKKLNNIANFIPLSDEVHASIWENVAHLITHTLVEGFSCAKKCTNGGRALMQLDFTQLKSKFEELSSTLKPMPHKNYVESYIKAYYYPENSLEEWIKEHKEYSVKHLIGLISSACQNNKKTRQRLIASVDNEQRPCR
- the LOC122635740 gene encoding ADP-ribosylation factor 6 translates to MGKLLSKIFGNKEMRILMLGLDAAGKTTILYKLKLGQSVTTIPTVGFNVETVTYKNVKFNVWDVGGQDKIRPLWRHYYTGTQGLIFVVDCADRDRIDEARQELHRIINDREMRDAIILIFANKQDLPDAMKPHEIQEKLGLTRIRDRNWYVQPSCATTGDGLYEGLTWLTSNHKL